Proteins encoded within one genomic window of Ovis aries strain OAR_USU_Benz2616 breed Rambouillet chromosome 1, ARS-UI_Ramb_v3.0, whole genome shotgun sequence:
- the LOC101119864 gene encoding peptidyl-prolyl cis-trans isomerase FKBP2-like produces MRLSWVLTVLSTCLSTLVTATGAESKWKLQIGVKKWVGHCPIKSQKGDVLQLHYTGKLEDGTEFDSSLPQNQPFVFSLGTGKVTKGWDQGLLEMCEGEMQKLVIPSELGYGAWGAPAKIPGGATLVFEVELLKIKQHSEL; encoded by the coding sequence ATGAGGCTGAGCTGGGTGTTGACAGTACTGTCCACCTGCCTGAGCACCCTGGTCACGGCCACAGGGGCTGAGAGCAAATGGAAGCTGCAGATTGGAGTCAAGAAATGGGTAGGCCACTGTCCCATCAAATCTCAGAAAGGGGACGTCCTGCAGCTGCACTACACGGGGAAGCTAGAAGATGGAACAGAGTTTGACAGCAGCCTGCCCCAGAACCAGCCCTTTGTCTTCTCCTTGGGCACAGGCAAGGTCACCAAGGGCTGGGACCAGGGGCTGCTAGAGATGTGTGAGGGGGAAATGCAGAAGCTGGTGATTCCATCAGAGCTGGGGTATGGAGCGTGGGGAGCCCCCGCAAAGATTCCAGGTGGTGCAACGTTGGTGTTCGAGGTGGAGCTGCTCAAAATCAAGCAACATTCAGAACTATAG